From Scytonema millei VB511283:
TTTGTACCCTAGAAGCGCCACGGGACATCATTCACAATCAAATCTTCAACGTTGGGGATACGGCACACAATTACCAAGTACGAGAAATCGCCGAAATTGTAGCGGAAGCTTTTCCTGGCTGTCAAGTGAGTTTCGGTAACAGTGGATCGGATAATCGCAGCTATCGAGTCAGTTTTGAGAAGATTAACTCTACCTTACCAGGGTTTAAGTGTGAGTGGGATGCACGGCGGGGAGCAAAACAGTTATTTGAGTTGTTTAGTGGAATTCAAATGACTGCTGATGTATTTACTTCCAGAGGGTTTACTCGCTTGAAGCAATTGGAGTATCTATTGCAAACAGGACAGTTGGATAAAGATTTCTTTTGGAATCAACCAAAATAATCTTGTTTGCTCAAACTTCAGTTTCCACTCTTTGAGTGGAATTTATTTTGTAATTTAGCTTTAAATCGTAGGAGAAATCGGATAGTGAGTAAAAAGTGTCGTTTTTGTGGTAACGAACTGCGATATACCTTTGCAAATTTAGGTATGTCACCTATAGCAAATGATAATTTAACTTCAGAACACTTGAATCGCGCCGAGAAGTTTTATCCACTCCACACATACGTCTGCGATCGCTGTCTTCTGGTACAGTTAGAGGAATTTGAATCTCCAGAACATATTTTTGGCGACGGCGACTATGCTTATTTTTCTTCTTACTCCGAAAGCTGGCTCAGACATGCCAAAGCTTATACTGAATTGATGGTAGAAAGATTCAAATTTAATGCAGCTAGCCAAGTTGTCGAAATTGCTAGCAACGACGGTTACTTGCTGCAATATTTTCATCAAAAAGGCATTCCAGTACTAGGAGTAGAACCAGCGGCAAACACCGCTAAAGCGGCAGCTGAAAAAGGAATTCCAACTTGGGTAAAATTCTTTGGCGTAAACACGGCTAAAGAAATGGTTGCAGAAGGAAAATCGGCAGACTTATTGTTAGGCAATAACGTTCTGGCTCACGTCCCCGATGTGAATGACTTTATCGGTGGCATGAAAATTGTCTTGAAGCCAAATGGCATCTTGACAATGGAATTTCCGCACTTACTGCAACTAATGCAGCAAAATCAGTTTGACACGATTTATCACGAGCATTTTTCTTACTACTCCTTCATTACAGTAGAGAAAATGTTTGCCGCGCACGGTTTAACGTTGTTTGATGTCGAAGAACTCCCGACGCATGGCGGTTCTTTACGAATTTACGGCAAGCATAGCGATGCAGTAGAGCCAGCAGTTAGCAACCGCGTCAAGCAATTGAAGGCAAAAGAAGCGGCTGCTGGGTTGGAAGATATTGAAACTTACTTGACATTTGGCGAACAAGTTAAAGCAACCAAGCGCAAGCTACTGAAATTTCTGATCGAAGCTAAATCTCAAGGAAAGACGATCGCCGCCTACGGTGCGCCAGCTAAAGGCAATACTCTACTGAATTACTGCGGTGTGGGCAAAGATTTCATCGACTACACTGTAGATCGCAGTCCTTACAAACAAGGGTTGTTCCTACCTGGAACTCATATTCCAATTCTGCATCCAGATAAAATCCGCGAAACACAGCCCGATTACGTGTTGATTTTACCTTGGAATTTGAAAGAAGAGATTATGACCCAAATGGCATATATCGCTGAATGGGGTGGACAGTTCGTCGTGCCGATTCCAGAAGTACGAGTTTATCCGGCAATTCAGCAACAGGTTTTGTCTACTATAGCTAGCTAATGCCACGAGCGAGCCTATGCTTTTTACTGAAACGGCGCTCCAAGGAGCGTACATCATTGACATAGAGCGAAAAGAAGATAGTCGGGGGTTTTTTGCGCGGACTTTTTGCGATCGCGAATTTGCTGCGCTTGGCTTAGAAATTACTAACGTCCAGTGCAGCATTGCCTTCAACCATAAAAAAGGTACGCTGCGAGGAATGCATTACCAAGCGGCTCCAGCAACAGAGGCAAAGTTAGTTCGCTGCACTCAAGGAGCAATCTACGATTGTATTGTCGATCTGCGCCCCGATTCTCCCACATACCTATCTCATATCTGTGTGGAGTTGACTGCTGATAATCACAGGGCGCTATACATTCCAGAAATGTTCGCTCACGGCTATCAAACTCTTGACGATAATACAGAGATAGCGTACCAGATGAATAAGTCTTATGCGCCTGGATACGAGCGGGGGTTGCGCTACAACGATCCGATTTTGGATATTCAGTGGCAGCTACCAGTGAGCGAAATTTCTCGCAAAGATCTGGAATGGGATTTGCTGGAAACGGTTTTAATTAAATAGCAACCCTACCGAAAGTGAGTCGTGGGTACTCGCAATTGGTAGTTGGTAGTTGGTAGTTGGTAGTTGGTTAAGAGGTAAGGGGATGCTGACAACTGATAACTGACAACTGATAACTGTAAATGGCAACTTATAACTACAATCCACAGCAGGAAGTCATCGGACTGTTACCAGCAGGGGGACAAGCAACGCGCATTTCTCCCTTGCCTTGTAGCAAGGAATTGTATCCGATTGGCTTTCGCTCTCAAGCAGATGGTAGCCTGCGTCCCAAAGTTGTATCTCACTATTTACTAGACAAGATGCAAATGGCAGGGATTCGAAAGGCTTTCTTTCTCCTACGCCCTGGAAAATGGGATATTCCTGCCTATTTTGGCGACGGCGACATCGTAGGTTTGGATCTAGGCTATCTGGTAGTAGGTTTACCCTTTGGCGTGCCATATACCCTCGATCGCGCGTATCCTTTTGTTAAAGATGCAGCGATCGCGATCGGGTTTCCCGATATTCTCTTTCAACCAGATGATACATACAAGCGTTTACTGACAAGGCTTTATGCTGGCAATGCAGATGTAACAATCAACTTGCTACCGCTTGAGCATTCGCACAAAGGTGGTATGGTTGACTTCGACGATCGAGGATGGGTAAGGCAAATTATTGAAAAACCTGCCCAAAGTGACTTGCAATACAGCTGGTGTGCTGCTGTCTGGAAACCAAGTTTTACAGAGTTTCTCCATCAGTTTGTCGCTGAGTTAGAAACAGAGCGTCACAATAGTTCGTCTCC
This genomic window contains:
- a CDS encoding class I SAM-dependent methyltransferase gives rise to the protein MSKKCRFCGNELRYTFANLGMSPIANDNLTSEHLNRAEKFYPLHTYVCDRCLLVQLEEFESPEHIFGDGDYAYFSSYSESWLRHAKAYTELMVERFKFNAASQVVEIASNDGYLLQYFHQKGIPVLGVEPAANTAKAAAEKGIPTWVKFFGVNTAKEMVAEGKSADLLLGNNVLAHVPDVNDFIGGMKIVLKPNGILTMEFPHLLQLMQQNQFDTIYHEHFSYYSFITVEKMFAAHGLTLFDVEELPTHGGSLRIYGKHSDAVEPAVSNRVKQLKAKEAAAGLEDIETYLTFGEQVKATKRKLLKFLIEAKSQGKTIAAYGAPAKGNTLLNYCGVGKDFIDYTVDRSPYKQGLFLPGTHIPILHPDKIRETQPDYVLILPWNLKEEIMTQMAYIAEWGGQFVVPIPEVRVYPAIQQQVLSTIAS
- the rfbC gene encoding dTDP-4-dehydrorhamnose 3,5-epimerase — translated: MLFTETALQGAYIIDIERKEDSRGFFARTFCDREFAALGLEITNVQCSIAFNHKKGTLRGMHYQAAPATEAKLVRCTQGAIYDCIVDLRPDSPTYLSHICVELTADNHRALYIPEMFAHGYQTLDDNTEIAYQMNKSYAPGYERGLRYNDPILDIQWQLPVSEISRKDLEWDLLETVLIK
- a CDS encoding nucleotidyltransferase family protein, producing the protein MATYNYNPQQEVIGLLPAGGQATRISPLPCSKELYPIGFRSQADGSLRPKVVSHYLLDKMQMAGIRKAFFLLRPGKWDIPAYFGDGDIVGLDLGYLVVGLPFGVPYTLDRAYPFVKDAAIAIGFPDILFQPDDTYKRLLTRLYAGNADVTINLLPLEHSHKGGMVDFDDRGWVRQIIEKPAQSDLQYSWCAAVWKPSFTEFLHQFVAELETERHNSSSPPREVPIGDVFQAAIDAGLQVEAEMCDRQPYLDIGTPADLQRAIRYLTSEKM